In the Engystomops pustulosus chromosome 2, aEngPut4.maternal, whole genome shotgun sequence genome, one interval contains:
- the LOC140119934 gene encoding histone H2B type 1-O, translated as MPDPAKSAPAPKKGSKKAVTKAQKKDGKKRKRSRKESYAIYVYKVLKQVHPDTGISSKAMGIMNSFVNDIFERIAGEASRLAHYNKRSTITSREIQTAVRLLLPGELAKHAVSEGTKAVTKYTSAK; from the coding sequence ATGCCTGATCCCGCCAAGTCCGCCCCAGCGCCCAAGAAGGGCTCCAAGAAAGCCGTCACCAAGGCCCAGAAGAAGGACGGCAAGAAGCGCAAGAGGTCCAGGAAGGAGAGTTACGCCATCTACGTCTACAAGGTGCTCAAGCAGGTGCACCCCGACACCGGCATCTCCTCCAAGGCCATGGGCATCATGAACTCCTTCGTCAACGACATCTTCGAGCGCATCGCAGGGGAAGCCTCCCGCCTGGCTCACTACAACAAGCGCTCCACCATCACCTCCCGGGAGATCCAGACCGCCGTCCGCCTGCTGCTGCCCGGAGAGCTGGCCAAGCACGCCGTGTCCGAGGGCACCAAGGCCGTCACCAAGTACACCAGCGCCAAGTAA
- the LOC140119959 gene encoding histone H4, with product MSGRGKGGKGLGKGGAKRHRKVLRDNIQGITKPAIRRLARRGGVKRISGLIYEETRGVLKVFLENVIRDAVTYTEHAKRKTVTAMDVVYALKRQGRTLYGFGG from the coding sequence ATGTCTGGACGCGGCAAAGGAGGAAAGGGGCTCGGAAAAGGAGGCgccaagaggcacaggaaggtgCTGCGTGATAACATCCAGGGAATCACCAAGCCTGCCATCCGCCGCCTGGCTCGCAGAGGAGGCGTCAAGCGTATCTCCGGCCTCATCTACGAGGAGACCCGCGGCGTCCTCAAGGTGTTCCTGGAGAACGTCATCCGCGACGCTGTCACCTACACCGAGCACGCCAAGAGGAAGACCGTCACCGCCATGGACGTGGTGTACGCGCTCAAGCGCCAGGGCCGCACTCTCTACGGCTTCGGAGGTTAA
- the LOC140119878 gene encoding histone H1A-like, with product MAETAPAAAAPPAAEPAAKAKKQPKKAAAAKKSAKKPSGPSVSELIIKAVSASKERSGVSLAALKKALAAGGYDVDKNNSRLKLAIKSQVTKGTLLQVKGSGASGSFKLNKKQLDTKDKAAKKKPAAAKPKKPAAASAKKAPKSPKKPKKAPSAAKSPKKAKKPAAAAAKSPKKAAKKPKAAPKPKKVTKSPAKKASKPKAAAAKSPAKKKAATKAKKPAAKK from the coding sequence ATGGCAGAAACCGCGCCCGCCGCCGCAGCTCCCCCTGCCGCCGAACCGGCCGCCAAGGCCAAGAAGCAGCCCAAGAAGGCCGCTGCCGCCAAGAAGAGCGCCAAGAAGCCCTCCGGCCCCAGCGTCTCCGAGCTCATCATCAAAGCCGTGTCCGCCTCCAAGGAGCGCAGCGGGGTGTCCCTGGCCGCCCTCAAGAAGGCCCTGGCTGCCGGCGGCTACGACGTCGACAAGAATAACAGCCGCCTCAAGCTGGCCATCAAGTCGCAGGTCACCAAGGGCACCCTGCTCCAGGTCAAAGGCAGCGGCGCCTCCGGCTCCTTCAAGCTCAACAAGAAGCAGCTCGACACCAAGGACAAGGCGGCCAAGAAGAAGCCCGCAGCGGCCAAGCCCAAGAAGCCGGCCGCCGCCAGCGCCAAGAAAGCGCCCAAGTCTCCTAAGAAGCCCAAGAAGGCTCCCAGCGCCGCCAAGAGCCCCAAAAAGGCCAAGAAGCCTGCAGCAGCGGCGGCCAAGAGCCCCAAGAAAGCGGCCAAGAAGCCTAAGGCCGCCCCGAAGCCCAAGAAAGTCAccaagagcccggctaagaagGCGTCCAAGCCCAAAGCTGCTGCCGccaagagcccggctaagaagAAGGCCGCTACTAAAGCCAAGAAGCCCGCGGCCAAGAAGTAA
- the LOC140119906 gene encoding histone H3, protein MARTKQTARKSTGGKAPRKQLATKAARKSAPATGGVKKPHRYRPGTVALREIRRYQKSTELLIRKLPFQRLVREIAQDFKTDLRFQSSAVMALQEASEAYLVGLFEDTNLCAIHAKRVTIMPKDIQLARRIRGERA, encoded by the coding sequence ATGGCCAGAACCAAGCAGACCGCCCGCAAGTCCACCGGAGGCAAAGCGCCCCGCAAGCAGCTGGCTACCAAGGCCGCCAGGAAGAGCGCGCCCGCCACCGGCGGAGTCAAGAAGCCTCACCGCTACCGCCCCGGCACCGTGGCTCTCCGCGAGATCCGCCGTTACCAGAAGTCCACCGAGCTGCTCATCAGGAAGCTGCCCTTCCAGCGCCTGGTCAGAGAGATCGCTCAGGACTTCAAGACCGACCTGCGCTTCCAGAGCTCTGCCGTCATGGCGCTGCAGGAGGCCAGCGAGGCCTATCTGGTCGGCCTCTTCGAGGACACTAACCTGTGCGCCATCCACGCCAAGAGAGTCACCATCATGCCCAAAGACATCCAGCTGGCCCGCAGGATCCGCGGCGAGAGGGCCTAA
- the LOC140119913 gene encoding histone H2A type 1-like yields MSGRGKQGGKVRAKAKTRSSRAGLQFPVGRVHRLLRKGNYAERVGAGAPVYLAAVLEYLTAEILELAGNAARDNKKTRIIPRHLQLAVRNDEELNKLLGGVTIAQGGVLPNIQAVLLPKKTESSKPAKSK; encoded by the coding sequence ATGTCTGGACGTGGCAAACAAGGAGGAAAGGTCCGCGCTAAGGCCAAGACCCGCTCATCCCGGGCCGGCCTGCAGTTCCCCGTCGGTCGTGTGCACAGGCTCCTCCGCAAGGGCAACTACGCCGAGAGAGTCGGGGCCGGCGCTCCCGTCTACCTGGCCGCCGTGCTCGAGTACCTCACCGCTGAGATCCTCGAGCTGGCCGGCAACGCCGCCCGGGACAACAAGAAGACCCGCATCATCCCCCGCCACCTGCAGCTGGCCGTGCGCAACGACGAGGAGCTCAACAAGCTGCTGGGAGGAGTCACCATCGCCCAGGGAGGCGTCCTGCCCAACATCCAGGCCGTGCTGCTGCCCAAGAAGACCGAGAGCAGCAAGCCCGCCAAGAGCAAGTGA
- the LOC140119951 gene encoding histone H2B type 1-O-like encodes MPDPAKSALAPKKGSKKAVTKAQKKDGKKRKRSRKESYAIYVYKVLKQVHPDTGISSKAMGIMNSFVNDIFERIAGEASRLAHYNKRSTITSREIQTAVRLLLPGELAKHAVSEGTKAVTKYTSAK; translated from the coding sequence ATGCCTGATCCCGCCAAGTCCGCCCTAGCGCCCAAGAAGGGCTCCAAGAAAGCCGTCACCAAGGCCCAGAAGAAGGACGGTAAGAAGCGCAAGAGGTCCAGGAAGGAGAGTTACGCCATCTACGTCTACAAGGTGCTCAAGCAGGTGCACCCCGACACCGGCATCTCCTCCAAGGCCATGGGCATCATGAACTCCTTCGTCAACGACATCTTCGAGCGCATCGCAGGGGAAGCCTCCCGCCTGGCTCACTACAACAAGCGCTCCACCATCACCTCCCGGGAGATCCAGACCGCCGTCCGCCTGCTGCTGCCCGGAGAGCTGGCCAAGCACGCCGTGTCCGAGGGCACCAAGGCCGTCACCAAGTACACCAGCGCCAAGTAA